From the Clostridiales bacterium FE2011 genome, one window contains:
- a CDS encoding sugar ABC transporter permease: protein MNKKTRSYVEFLYILPFLILAALMFYYPLYGWIYAFHDYMPPKPISAETFVGLKWFKYIADNPVRLADVGRVLVNTFAMSGLSLAFSWFPMIFAVFLNEIRCKPYKKFVQTVTTLPNFISWVLVFSVAFNVLSSTGAVNSVLVSLGLIDKPIAFLSSKENVWFKMWLWLTWKNAGWAAIMYLAAISAIDEQMIEAAKVDGATRMQIIWRITIPCLLPTYFVIVMLNLANFLSNGMEQYFVFMNNFNKKSIEVLDLYVYNIATTGRGNYPLSTAISMLKSIVSVALLFITNTVSRLVRGQGFV, encoded by the coding sequence ATGAACAAGAAGACCCGTTCCTATGTGGAATTCCTGTATATCCTTCCGTTTCTGATCCTGGCAGCCCTGATGTTTTATTACCCGCTGTATGGCTGGATTTATGCTTTCCATGATTATATGCCGCCCAAGCCCATCTCCGCGGAAACCTTTGTGGGCCTGAAGTGGTTCAAGTATATTGCTGACAATCCGGTCCGCCTGGCGGACGTGGGCCGCGTGCTGGTGAATACCTTCGCGATGAGCGGCCTTTCCCTGGCTTTCAGCTGGTTCCCGATGATCTTCGCGGTGTTCCTTAATGAAATCCGCTGCAAGCCCTACAAGAAATTCGTCCAGACAGTAACCACCCTGCCGAACTTCATTTCCTGGGTTCTGGTGTTCTCGGTGGCGTTCAACGTGCTGAGCTCCACCGGCGCGGTCAACTCTGTGCTGGTGTCGCTGGGCCTGATCGACAAACCAATCGCCTTCCTCAGCTCCAAAGAGAACGTCTGGTTCAAGATGTGGCTGTGGCTGACCTGGAAGAACGCCGGATGGGCGGCCATCATGTATCTGGCCGCGATCTCCGCCATTGACGAGCAGATGATCGAGGCGGCCAAGGTGGACGGCGCGACCCGGATGCAGATCATCTGGCGGATCACGATCCCTTGCCTGCTGCCGACCTATTTCGTCATCGTTATGCTGAACCTGGCGAACTTCCTGTCCAACGGCATGGAGCAGTACTTCGTCTTCATGAACAACTTCAACAAGAAGTCCATCGAAGTGCTGGACCTGTATGTGTATAACATTGCCACCACCGGGCGCGGCAATTATCCGCTGTCCACGGCCATCAGCATGCTCAAGAGCATCGTGAGCGTGGCCCTGCTCTTCATTACGAATACCGTTTCCCGCCTCGTCCGCGGGCAAGGGTTCGTGTGA
- a CDS encoding carbohydrate ABC transporter permease: MDRQSAGDKVISVITYIVYAFFAFVCAYPFYYIIINSISANNLSERGKVLFWPMQVHFKNYERMANIPGLLDAAKISVLRTVIGTILTVIIAAFLGYMFTRDTMWKRKLWFRFVAVTMYFNAGIIPWVLCMRNLGLNNNFWGYIFPMIIQPFYIILCKTYCESVPRELQEAAEIDGAGTLRVFFQIMLPVIKPILATIAIFAAVNQWNAFQDNLLLMTNRRDLDTLQYKLYQYITQANSLKALISNTTNSSAILAGLQTAATATAIRMSVTVVVVLPVMMIYPFFQRYFTKGIMIGAVKG, from the coding sequence ATGGACCGCCAGAGCGCGGGCGACAAGGTCATCAGCGTGATCACGTATATCGTGTACGCCTTCTTCGCCTTTGTCTGTGCTTATCCGTTTTACTACATCATCATTAACTCCATCAGCGCGAACAACCTTTCCGAACGCGGCAAGGTGCTCTTCTGGCCGATGCAGGTTCACTTCAAGAACTACGAGCGCATGGCCAATATTCCAGGTCTGCTGGACGCGGCCAAGATCTCGGTTCTGCGTACGGTGATCGGTACAATCCTGACGGTGATAATCGCGGCCTTCCTGGGCTACATGTTTACCCGGGATACCATGTGGAAACGGAAACTGTGGTTCCGTTTTGTGGCGGTAACGATGTATTTCAATGCCGGTATCATTCCGTGGGTACTGTGCATGCGCAATCTGGGGCTGAACAACAACTTCTGGGGCTATATCTTCCCCATGATCATCCAGCCCTTCTATATCATCCTGTGCAAGACATATTGTGAGTCAGTTCCCCGGGAACTGCAGGAGGCCGCCGAAATAGACGGCGCCGGCACGCTGAGGGTATTTTTCCAGATCATGCTGCCGGTCATCAAACCAATCCTTGCGACCATCGCCATATTTGCCGCGGTGAACCAGTGGAACGCTTTCCAGGACAACCTGCTGCTGATGACGAACAGACGGGACCTGGATACCCTTCAGTACAAGCTGTACCAGTACATTACCCAGGCGAACAGCCTGAAGGCGCTGATCAGCAACACGACCAACTCCAGCGCCATTCTCGCGGGCCTGCAGACCGCCGCCACGGCGACTGCAATCCGTATGTCAGTTACAGTAGTTGTTGTGCTTCCCGTTATGATGATTTACCCCTTCTTCCAGCGGTACTTCACTAAGGGGATTATGATAGGCGCCGTAAAGGGATGA